The genomic stretch CGCCCGCCTTCGACCTCGACCGCTTTCTCCAGCTTCCGCGGGTGTCAGGGCTGGCCCTGGCCCCTGACGGGCGCCGCCTGGTGGCCGCCGTCGCGACCGCCGCCCCGGACGGCAAGCGCTTCGTGACCGCGCTGTGGGAGCTCGACCCGGACGGCGAGCGCCCGCCCCGCCGGCTGACGCGGTCCGCGCCGGGAGAGAGCGGC from Candidatus Methylomirabilota bacterium encodes the following:
- a CDS encoding S9 family peptidase codes for the protein MTTTPRSAPTLAPAFDLDRFLQLPRVSGLALAPDGRRLVAAVATAAPDGKRFVTALWELDPDGERPPRRLTRSAPGESGAAFLPDGSVLFTSTRPDPDADHHDDDEVASLWLLPAGGGE